One genomic segment of Laspinema palackyanum D2c includes these proteins:
- a CDS encoding GtrA family protein: MSVASWLATTLDFVVFTLFNRGLELPISTAAALGSLAGALLHFTICRLWVFRHSKQHGLAESLGRYIIVSGGALILHSLATTLLANSIIPQEELAWLISKNTVFLFWVYPGTKYMVFGPGQSLKRNSPNFHANPKQR, from the coding sequence ATGAGTGTTGCCTCTTGGCTGGCAACTACCCTTGATTTTGTAGTCTTTACTCTGTTCAACCGAGGATTAGAGCTACCAATTTCCACCGCAGCAGCCCTCGGTTCTCTAGCCGGAGCCCTGCTCCATTTTACCATTTGCCGACTTTGGGTATTTCGTCATAGCAAGCAGCACGGTTTGGCCGAATCTCTAGGTCGTTATATCATTGTGTCGGGGGGCGCATTAATTTTACATTCCCTCGCCACCACCCTCCTAGCTAACTCTATTATTCCCCAGGAAGAATTAGCCTGGTTAATTTCTAAAAATACGGTTTTTCTCTTCTGGGTGTATCCCGGCACCAAATACATGGTTTTTGGGCCAGGTCAATCCTTAAAACGAAACTCACCTAATTTCCACGCCAACCCTAAACAAAGATAG
- a CDS encoding thioredoxin family protein translates to MTANLPEKTPTSFLNQLRNLIIVLTATVLAVGIFLGLRTESSTVSLTDLETDSIPYEVALENGKPTLMEFYANWCTSCMAMAPFMKELETEYAESVNFVMLNVDNTKWLPELTKYRVDGIPHFVFLGGDGEAIAEAIGEIPQGVMAENIEALIAGNPLPHAKAKGQSSVLNSAAVPKNASKTDPRSHSAQVVN, encoded by the coding sequence ATGACTGCGAATTTACCTGAAAAAACCCCGACTTCATTCCTGAATCAACTTAGAAATCTGATTATTGTCCTTACCGCTACGGTCCTGGCGGTGGGAATTTTTCTGGGATTACGGACGGAATCGAGTACGGTTTCCTTAACGGATCTGGAGACGGATTCAATCCCTTATGAGGTGGCACTGGAGAATGGCAAACCAACTCTGATGGAATTTTATGCTAATTGGTGCACGAGCTGTATGGCAATGGCACCGTTCATGAAAGAACTGGAAACGGAATATGCAGAAAGCGTTAATTTTGTGATGTTGAATGTGGACAATACCAAGTGGTTACCGGAGTTGACTAAATATCGGGTAGATGGCATTCCTCATTTTGTGTTTTTAGGTGGAGATGGAGAGGCGATCGCGGAGGCGATCGGGGAAATCCCTCAAGGCGTGATGGCGGAAAATATCGAAGCTTTAATTGCCGGTAATCCGTTACCTCATGCCAAGGCTAAAGGTCAAAGTTCAGTATTGAATAGTGCGGCAGTCCCGAAAAATGCCAGTAAAACTGACCCCCGCAGTCATAGCGCTCAAGTTGTAAATTAA
- the lepB gene encoding signal peptidase I, translating to MTSEKTELKTTDPIESSGWKQLRDNVQILAIALILALGIRAFVAEPRFIPSVSMVPTLEVGDRIVVEKLSYHWRSPTTGDIIVFDPPAALQQYGYTKNQAFIKRVIATEGQFVRIHNGQLYLNDEPLQEEYIAEPPDYEWGPQQVPNDTVFVMGDNRNNSNDSHVWGFLPKTNIIGRAVGRFWPVNRIGFLDN from the coding sequence ATGACCTCTGAGAAAACGGAATTAAAAACAACAGACCCCATCGAATCAAGCGGGTGGAAGCAGTTGCGAGACAACGTGCAAATTTTGGCGATCGCCTTGATTTTAGCCCTAGGGATTCGAGCCTTTGTCGCGGAACCGCGATTTATTCCCTCCGTTTCAATGGTCCCGACCCTAGAAGTCGGCGATCGCATCGTCGTCGAAAAACTCTCCTATCACTGGCGATCGCCCACCACCGGAGATATCATCGTCTTCGACCCGCCAGCAGCCCTTCAACAGTACGGTTACACCAAAAACCAAGCCTTTATCAAACGAGTCATTGCCACCGAAGGTCAGTTTGTCCGCATTCACAACGGCCAACTCTACCTCAATGACGAACCCTTACAAGAAGAATATATCGCCGAACCCCCAGACTATGAGTGGGGTCCCCAACAAGTCCCCAACGACACCGTATTTGTCATGGGAGATAACCGTAATAACAGTAATGATTCCCATGTTTGGGGGTTTTTACCCAAAACCAACATCATTGGCCGCGCAGTCGGGCGATTTTGGCCCGTCAATCGGATCGGTTTCCTCGACAATTAA
- a CDS encoding transglycosylase domain-containing protein — protein sequence MSTNTIRQNPPGDSAPIFSFFQGVSKVTAGTLLGMTMLLSSVVAGGLVGLALSFRNLPDVRVLRTYVPTETTYIYDINGTLLTRIHDEANREVVPLDNISPNLKRAVLAIEDSHFYLHHGINPGGVMRALVANIEQGETVEGGSTLTMQLVKNLFLSPNRSFSRKSAEAVLAIRMEQILEKNEILELYLNQVYWGHNLYGIETASQSYFNKPSSELTLAESAMLAGIIQAPEEFSPFVNYPLAKQRQAVVLGRMRDLKWITAEEEAEARKQPLLVGRITSFGQSNLPYVTDAVIQELTRRFGRDAVLKGGMRVQTTIDMNFQRMAEETVRRWHERLYYQGLFYSRTNGQVALVAVDPRTHFVKAMVGGVDFQSSQYNRAIQARRQTGSAFKPFVYYAAFAHGGYGPDSIVQDSPVSYRDGDGYYSPQNYGGGFSGAVSIRKALEVSLNIPAIKLGQAVGLNKVIEICRSLGITSPMEPVISMPLGAIDMTPMEMAGAFATFASNGWHSDPTFIVQVTDSMGNILLDNTPKPKLVLDPWSVASLTNVLQGVISQGTATSARIGRPAAGKTGTTSSQRDIWFVGYVPQLSAAVWVGNDDNRPLASGATGGGFVAPIWRDFMHQAMQGKPVENFPSPGQFDPPQ from the coding sequence GTGTCTACTAACACGATTAGACAAAATCCCCCTGGAGACTCCGCACCAATTTTCAGCTTTTTTCAGGGCGTCAGCAAAGTCACCGCAGGAACTCTGCTCGGAATGACCATGTTGCTCAGTTCGGTCGTGGCTGGTGGACTGGTCGGCTTGGCCTTGAGCTTCCGCAACCTTCCTGACGTCCGAGTGTTACGCACCTATGTTCCCACAGAAACGACTTACATTTACGATATTAATGGGACTCTTTTAACCCGGATTCATGATGAAGCCAACCGGGAAGTGGTTCCTTTAGATAATATTTCCCCGAACCTCAAACGAGCCGTTCTAGCCATTGAAGACAGCCACTTTTACCTCCACCACGGAATTAACCCCGGGGGGGTGATGCGGGCCTTGGTCGCCAACATCGAGCAAGGGGAGACCGTCGAAGGTGGCTCGACCCTGACGATGCAGTTGGTTAAAAACCTCTTTTTGTCTCCGAATCGCTCCTTTAGCCGGAAATCGGCTGAGGCGGTTCTGGCGATTCGCATGGAGCAAATTCTCGAAAAAAACGAGATTTTAGAACTCTATCTGAATCAGGTGTACTGGGGGCATAACTTATATGGGATTGAAACGGCTTCCCAGAGTTATTTTAATAAGCCCTCCTCGGAGTTGACCCTGGCAGAGTCGGCGATGCTGGCGGGCATCATCCAGGCCCCGGAAGAATTTAGTCCTTTTGTGAACTATCCCCTCGCCAAACAACGGCAGGCGGTGGTACTGGGCCGAATGCGTGACCTGAAGTGGATTACCGCAGAAGAGGAAGCAGAAGCTCGTAAGCAACCGCTATTGGTGGGACGAATTACCTCATTCGGTCAAAGTAATCTCCCCTATGTCACCGATGCGGTGATTCAGGAGTTGACTCGCCGTTTCGGGCGGGATGCAGTCCTCAAGGGCGGGATGCGGGTTCAAACCACGATTGATATGAATTTCCAACGGATGGCGGAAGAAACGGTCCGGCGTTGGCATGAGCGGCTGTATTATCAGGGACTGTTCTATAGCCGCACCAATGGTCAAGTTGCCCTAGTGGCGGTAGATCCGCGCACTCACTTCGTGAAAGCGATGGTGGGGGGTGTGGATTTTCAAAGCAGCCAATATAACCGAGCGATTCAGGCGCGACGGCAAACGGGTTCGGCGTTTAAGCCGTTTGTTTATTATGCGGCCTTTGCTCACGGTGGCTACGGCCCGGATTCCATTGTCCAAGATAGCCCGGTGAGCTATCGTGACGGGGATGGGTATTACTCACCGCAAAACTATGGCGGCGGTTTTTCAGGGGCGGTATCGATTCGCAAGGCATTGGAAGTCTCTCTGAACATTCCAGCGATTAAACTCGGCCAAGCGGTGGGTTTAAATAAAGTCATTGAAATTTGCCGTTCCCTGGGAATTACCAGTCCGATGGAACCTGTGATTTCTATGCCGTTAGGGGCGATCGATATGACGCCGATGGAAATGGCTGGGGCTTTTGCCACTTTTGCCAGCAATGGTTGGCATTCGGATCCGACCTTTATTGTCCAAGTGACGGATAGCATGGGAAATATCTTGCTGGACAATACCCCTAAACCTAAGCTGGTCCTCGATCCTTGGTCGGTGGCCTCTCTGACGAATGTCCTGCAAGGGGTGATTAGTCAGGGAACGGCAACCAGTGCCCGGATAGGCCGTCCAGCGGCTGGGAAGACGGGAACGACTTCTTCTCAACGGGATATCTGGTTTGTGGGGTATGTTCCTCAATTATCCGCTGCGGTCTGGGTCGGCAATGATGATAACAGACCTTTGGCTTCTGGAGCGACGGGTGGCGGTTTTGTTGCCCCCATTTGGCGAGATTTCATGCATCAGGCGATGCAAGGGAAGCCGGTGGAAAACTTCCCCTCTCCTGGGCAGTTTGACCCCCCGCAATAA
- the murG gene encoding undecaprenyldiphospho-muramoylpentapeptide beta-N-acetylglucosaminyltransferase: MANKPIRLLIAASGTGGHLFPALATAEQLPDYQIEWLGVPNRMETQLIGDRYPLHTVNVEGFQQRLGLGTLKIAFRLVSSVFQVRRLLKTGEFHGVFTTGGYIAAPAILAARSLGLPAILHESNALPGKVTRTFSPFCTVVAIGFEKAAQYLPKANTAVVGTPVRSPFLATPELDLPIPENVPLIAIAGGSQGAVAINKLVRECAQSWIDAGAWIFHQTGDNDPEVNSFQHPHYISMPFYPNMAGLLHRATLVISRAGAGTLTELAVTKTPSILIPYPFAAEDHQAYNAAVFADAGAAVLYRQKELTAQQLEQQVLDWIKSPESLQKMAEAAGALAVPDSSDRLAQLVRKWVEK; the protein is encoded by the coding sequence TTGGCAAATAAACCGATTCGACTACTGATTGCTGCGAGTGGCACAGGTGGGCATTTGTTCCCAGCACTCGCCACCGCAGAACAACTCCCAGACTATCAGATTGAATGGTTGGGGGTTCCCAACCGCATGGAAACTCAACTCATTGGCGATCGCTATCCATTGCACACCGTAAACGTAGAAGGATTTCAACAGCGTCTGGGACTTGGCACCCTCAAAATCGCCTTCCGACTCGTCAGTTCCGTGTTTCAAGTGCGCCGCTTGCTCAAAACCGGAGAATTTCACGGTGTCTTTACCACGGGGGGTTATATTGCCGCCCCAGCCATTTTAGCAGCCCGTTCTTTGGGATTACCGGCCATCCTTCATGAGTCTAACGCCCTGCCGGGGAAAGTCACCCGCACCTTTAGTCCGTTTTGTACTGTGGTGGCGATCGGGTTTGAGAAGGCGGCGCAATATTTACCCAAGGCAAACACTGCTGTGGTGGGAACTCCGGTGCGATCGCCTTTCCTCGCTACCCCGGAATTGGATTTACCCATTCCAGAAAATGTCCCTTTAATTGCGATCGCCGGAGGTTCCCAAGGCGCAGTTGCTATCAACAAATTGGTGCGCGAATGCGCTCAATCTTGGATTGATGCCGGTGCCTGGATTTTCCATCAAACCGGAGACAATGATCCAGAAGTCAATAGTTTTCAGCATCCGCACTATATTTCTATGCCATTTTATCCCAATATGGCGGGATTATTGCATCGCGCTACCCTGGTGATTAGTCGGGCCGGTGCAGGGACTTTAACCGAATTAGCGGTCACAAAAACTCCCTCTATTTTAATCCCTTATCCCTTTGCCGCAGAAGATCATCAAGCCTATAATGCAGCCGTCTTTGCCGATGCAGGGGCCGCCGTACTGTATCGACAAAAAGAGCTAACCGCGCAACAGTTGGAACAGCAAGTTTTAGATTGGATCAAATCACCGGAATCTTTGCAGAAAATGGCAGAGGCAGCCGGTGCGTTAGCCGTTCCCGACAGTAGCGATCGGCTCGCTCAATTAGTCCGCAAATGGGTAGAAAAGTAA
- a CDS encoding nuclear transport factor 2 family protein: protein MTNPLSLLQSHFRPSRQSTGIPSREPSAIAALMLGFTLWCAGGATPTRVAAATAQTAPPELNRILQDIDAAANRQDIQGVMQFYSPTFVNSDGLDYQSLREGLTQLWQRYPNLSYRTEIESWERDGNGFKVETVTEITGVETQNDRNLRLTATVRSQQHYSNQQIVRQNILAERNQITTGENPPTLQINLPEEVRTGERYNFDAIVVEPLRNDLILGYAVEEPVRTTQYLIPSDLKLEPLSAGGLFKIGQAPSTEDNRWISAIIVRKDGITMVTHRLRIVAP from the coding sequence ATGACTAATCCGTTGAGCTTACTGCAATCCCATTTCCGCCCTTCACGGCAATCCACCGGGATCCCGAGTCGTGAACCTTCGGCGATCGCTGCTTTGATGCTTGGTTTCACCCTGTGGTGTGCCGGAGGGGCCACACCAACCCGGGTTGCCGCAGCTACGGCTCAAACTGCACCCCCAGAACTTAACCGGATTCTCCAGGATATTGATGCTGCCGCCAATCGGCAAGATATTCAAGGGGTGATGCAGTTTTATAGTCCAACTTTTGTCAATTCTGATGGATTAGATTATCAGAGTTTAAGGGAAGGGTTAACCCAACTCTGGCAGCGTTATCCCAATCTGAGCTATCGCACAGAAATCGAGTCTTGGGAACGGGATGGGAATGGATTTAAGGTAGAAACAGTCACCGAAATTACTGGGGTTGAGACTCAAAACGATCGCAATTTAAGGTTAACCGCAACAGTGCGATCGCAGCAGCATTATAGTAATCAACAAATTGTTCGTCAAAATATTCTGGCCGAACGCAATCAAATCACCACGGGCGAAAATCCCCCCACCCTCCAAATTAATTTACCCGAAGAAGTCCGCACCGGGGAGCGTTATAACTTCGATGCGATCGTTGTTGAACCCCTGCGAAATGATTTAATCCTCGGCTATGCAGTGGAAGAACCCGTTCGCACGACCCAATATTTAATCCCTTCAGATTTGAAATTAGAACCCCTCTCCGCTGGAGGTCTCTTTAAAATCGGTCAAGCCCCATCCACAGAAGATAATCGCTGGATTTCCGCCATTATTGTTCGCAAAGATGGCATCACAATGGTTACCCATCGCCTCCGGATTGTCGCCCCTTAA
- a CDS encoding NIL domain-containing protein: MKKRVTLTFPKRSVQMPITYRLAKDFNVAANIIRAQVAPNQVGTLVVELSGDIDQLDAAMDWMRAHDITISLASREISIDEEICVHCGLCTGVCPTEALHLNRESFQLNFTRSRCVVCEQCIPTCPVQAISTNL, encoded by the coding sequence GTGAAAAAACGAGTTACCCTAACCTTTCCTAAACGGTCAGTGCAAATGCCAATTACTTATCGATTGGCGAAAGATTTTAACGTTGCTGCTAATATTATTCGGGCCCAGGTTGCCCCCAACCAAGTCGGTACTCTGGTGGTTGAATTATCCGGAGATATTGATCAACTGGATGCGGCAATGGATTGGATGCGCGCCCATGATATTACCATTTCCTTGGCCTCGCGGGAGATATCAATTGATGAAGAAATTTGTGTTCACTGCGGACTTTGTACCGGAGTTTGTCCAACAGAAGCCCTGCATCTCAACCGGGAGAGTTTTCAACTGAATTTCACGCGATCGCGCTGTGTCGTTTGTGAACAATGTATTCCCACTTGTCCCGTCCAAGCTATTTCCACAAATCTTTAA
- the sir gene encoding sulfite reductase, ferredoxin dependent, with translation MVQSFTTTPSTTDSSQKVSKVEGIKERSNYLREPLASELLEDTTHFSHDAYQILKFHGSYQQDNRENRVKGQEKDYQMMLRTRSPGGFIPPQLYLTLERLSENYGNHTLRVTTRQGFQMHGILKKNLKTAIQEIVQNMGSTLGACGDINRNVMAPPAPFTNRVDYDCVRRYANDIADLLTPQSGAYYEIWLDGEKAISGEENPEVKAARQRNGNGTIFHDSPDPIYGALFLPRKFKIAITVPGDNSVDIYSQDLGLIVILDDAGQLEGFNVLAGGGLGRTHNKEETFPRLADPIGFVRKDDIYDAVKAIVATQRDYGNRVERRLSRMKYLIEDWGVEKFRETVEGYLGKKFEPFRPLPEFKYHDFLGWHDQGDGKLFYGISVENGRIHDHGSLQLKTALRRIVEAFNLPMLLTPHQNVLLYDIAPAQQREIEQILQECGIKRETEIDPLVRYSMACPALPTCGLAIAEAERGIPGVLARIRALLNQVGLPEEHFVVRMTGCPNGCARPYLAELGFVGRSPDSYQIWLGGDPNQTRLAQTYIESLAIENLEATLEPLFVYFKQEQLHRVEPESFGDFCHRVGFEALRRFAATYSATPNASIQEMVNQFSSPVNSENVTTSGAEPIAASTSSESSVAVTSGSDAPTGATPAAADSGVPPTPPSGGGGGGDDSEGEEGGSSRPPRRRINVSNEIYLQLKTEAERQGKPMSQLAGDAIDAFLKSLTEQA, from the coding sequence ATGGTTCAATCCTTTACAACGACACCATCAACGACTGATAGCAGTCAAAAAGTTTCTAAAGTCGAAGGCATCAAAGAACGCAGCAATTATTTGCGCGAACCTTTGGCCAGCGAGCTTTTAGAAGATACGACTCATTTTTCCCATGATGCCTATCAGATTCTGAAATTTCACGGTTCATATCAGCAAGATAACCGGGAAAATCGGGTCAAAGGGCAGGAAAAAGACTACCAAATGATGCTGCGGACGCGATCGCCCGGGGGATTCATTCCACCCCAGCTGTATCTGACCTTAGAACGGCTGTCGGAAAACTATGGCAATCACACCCTGCGAGTCACCACCCGTCAAGGTTTCCAAATGCATGGAATCTTGAAGAAAAACTTGAAGACGGCGATCCAGGAAATTGTCCAGAACATGGGTTCTACCTTGGGCGCTTGCGGAGACATTAACCGCAACGTTATGGCACCTCCAGCGCCATTTACGAACCGCGTCGATTACGATTGCGTTCGTAGATATGCCAACGATATCGCCGATTTGCTGACCCCACAGAGTGGGGCCTATTACGAGATTTGGCTGGATGGGGAAAAAGCCATCAGTGGGGAAGAAAATCCCGAGGTGAAAGCAGCGCGCCAGCGCAATGGCAACGGTACAATCTTCCACGATTCCCCGGACCCGATTTATGGAGCCCTGTTTCTCCCACGCAAATTCAAAATTGCTATCACGGTCCCCGGGGACAATTCGGTCGATATTTACTCCCAAGACCTGGGCCTCATCGTGATTCTCGATGATGCGGGCCAACTGGAAGGATTTAACGTCCTTGCTGGAGGTGGATTGGGGCGCACCCATAACAAAGAGGAAACCTTCCCCCGTCTAGCGGATCCCATCGGGTTTGTTAGAAAAGACGACATTTACGATGCGGTTAAGGCGATCGTCGCGACCCAACGCGATTATGGCAATCGCGTGGAACGCCGTCTTTCTCGGATGAAATACCTGATCGAAGACTGGGGGGTCGAAAAATTCCGGGAAACCGTCGAAGGCTATTTAGGGAAAAAATTTGAACCCTTTAGACCCTTACCGGAGTTCAAATACCACGACTTCCTCGGTTGGCACGATCAGGGCGATGGCAAACTGTTCTACGGAATTTCTGTAGAAAATGGTCGGATTCACGATCACGGTTCGTTGCAGCTTAAGACGGCTTTGCGGCGGATTGTGGAGGCATTCAACCTACCGATGCTGCTGACCCCCCATCAAAATGTGCTACTGTACGATATTGCACCGGCACAACAACGGGAAATCGAGCAAATTCTGCAAGAATGCGGGATTAAACGGGAAACCGAGATCGATCCGTTGGTTCGCTATTCAATGGCTTGCCCTGCTTTACCGACTTGCGGTTTAGCGATCGCTGAAGCAGAACGCGGCATCCCCGGTGTCCTCGCTCGCATTCGCGCCTTGTTAAATCAAGTCGGCTTACCCGAAGAACACTTCGTGGTCCGGATGACGGGTTGCCCGAATGGTTGTGCTCGTCCCTACTTAGCTGAACTCGGCTTTGTGGGCAGATCTCCGGATTCTTATCAAATCTGGCTAGGTGGGGATCCCAATCAAACGAGGTTGGCTCAAACTTATATTGAGAGTTTGGCGATCGAAAATTTGGAAGCTACCCTAGAACCGTTGTTTGTTTATTTCAAACAAGAACAGCTTCATCGGGTTGAACCTGAGAGCTTTGGTGATTTTTGTCATCGGGTCGGGTTTGAAGCCCTACGTCGCTTTGCTGCTACATATTCTGCTACTCCCAACGCTTCAATTCAAGAAATGGTTAATCAATTCTCTTCTCCAGTTAATTCTGAAAATGTCACGACTTCGGGTGCCGAACCCATTGCTGCCTCTACCAGTTCTGAGTCCTCTGTGGCAGTAACTTCCGGAAGTGATGCTCCCACGGGTGCGACTCCTGCTGCGGCGGATTCCGGTGTCCCTCCCACTCCCCCGAGTGGCGGTGGCGGTGGCGGTGATGACAGTGAAGGGGAAGAGGGCGGTTCTTCTCGTCCTCCCCGTCGCCGGATTAATGTTAGCAATGAGATTTATCTCCAGCTTAAAACGGAAGCAGAGCGTCAGGGTAAGCCGATGAGTCAATTGGCTGGAGATGCGATCGATGCTTTCTTGAAAAGCTTGACCGAACAAGCTTGA
- a CDS encoding DUF1825 family protein: MGFFDSEIVQQEAKELFEDYRSLIQLGSNYGKFDREGKKLYIDRMEAMMDRYSIFMKRFELSEDFMAQMTVEQLKTQLGQFGMTPQQMFQQMHQTLERMKKQLEQET, from the coding sequence ATGGGTTTTTTTGATTCTGAAATCGTTCAGCAAGAAGCCAAAGAGCTGTTTGAAGATTATCGTTCTTTGATCCAACTGGGCAGCAATTACGGAAAATTTGATAGAGAAGGGAAAAAGCTCTATATCGACCGCATGGAAGCCATGATGGATCGGTACAGCATTTTTATGAAACGCTTTGAACTTTCCGAAGACTTCATGGCCCAAATGACCGTTGAACAGCTTAAGACCCAACTGGGTCAATTTGGCATGACACCGCAGCAAATGTTTCAACAAATGCACCAAACCCTAGAGCGCATGAAAAAGCAATTAGAACAAGAGACTTAA